A genomic window from Leishmania panamensis strain MHOM/PA/94/PSC-1 chromosome 5 sequence includes:
- a CDS encoding structural maintenance of chromosome (SMC), putative (TriTrypDB/GeneDB-style sysID: LpmP.05.0390) codes for MRVKSIVIDGFKSYAHRKELADLSPHFNAITGLNGSGKSNIFDAICFVMGITNLKRVRAEDPRELIFRAGTTGVHAARVTIEFVNDDPASAPPGYSCEEYPLITIGRQIKLGGRQQFFFNNTVSLQSKVKRFFESISLNVDNPHFMILQGTVHKLIGMRSQDILSLIEEAVGTKAFDHRRRTAETLIRNKERKMEEIDTNIEAQIRPLLDTMRADQEEYNAFMQNREKTEEKKRFRIALDYHTHHTEHTEAEARVEARKVDVQNAKSQLQALPRQEEEATRRLVQLQGSLHAPSEAAISLHEEEDELKKAHSRLENELDNCTRLLRQLETQLKTLRREQEKQSNSQVTFAARRQQHEQMLAQIKEGKEACAKLKRGLKLLQSGVQAGTSGVSLAEERQQVDLKLIEQQSRVHRATERFEELVKQQQRIEAHQAEESGRVRHLEHEHAKAAASLEKTKVVYAPLALKQERKEALEAEISSLKREYQAEYENFQRQVSTAAARNYDLDYNRYACPPDTEDNVLGRVGQLITPIDLQHALGLMVGAQNQLLRVVVTDDRVAEAIIHSGLRQRTAFFALDKLQRPPTHLFIDDAKLQAARLIAEQQGGWVHRARDLVTVQEASSHQQQLNALADFVFGTFFVCSSLRLAQDLAYNPSIKVKAVTIEGEVAEPNGLMTGGSTHHLRDVFADLKAYAAQKEPLKALQQRTRTLETEYAALRNTLRQHQHDIQAYKAAEAAAELSKQRYIVAASSAQIGAAELAEEMEREHATMAEAQEKVAVLQARQRELAAQAQTTDLNVVRTEIENQLAAAEAHVARLMADEERGAAEFERLEADMEQQAADLSRKAQDMEEELAQQQSQKLKLTAQVEELKQQLVAVQARCKHNEERRQQLEKEIDDTQEELTRLAERKVTLDNLVKNGEVELREQSRCLESLRRHIHEAEQRHSWLLEVRETFNQPGGPYDFSDAARTAATLQELREIEARAAAMSNKLSQKSAILYEERRREYEELVKQRTALGEDKEAIQRCITEIESKKWGALDRMVGIVSSIFGRLFAACLPGATAQLLEERDATNHLTGLGVRVSFNEKPRESLSELSGGQRSLLALCLMLAILRVRPAPLYILDEVDAALDPSHTQNIGRMLQLYFPHSQFLLVSLKDGMFNNANVLYHIRNTQGYSEVARIEHKPPSQPTSASSDTRAASSGADREGAVATSA; via the coding sequence ATGCGCGTGAAGAGCATCGTGATTGACGGCTTCAAGTCGTACGCCCACCGAAAGGAGTTGGCGGACCTCAGCCCGCACTTCAACGCCATTACCGGGCTCAATGGCAGCGGTAAGTCGAACATCTTCGACGCCATCTGCTTCGTCATGGGTATCACCAACCTCAAGCGGGTGCGTGCCGAGGATCCGCGGGAGCTGATTTTTCGCGCCGGCACGACCGGTGTGCACGCGGCACGGGTGACGATCGAGTTCGTGAACGATGACCCCGCCTCCGCGCCGCCCGGCTACAGCTGCGAGGAGTACCCGCTCATCACTATTGGCCGCCAAATCAAGCTTGGAGGACGGCAGCAGTTCTTCTTCAACAACACCGTGTCACTGCAGAGCAAGGTGAAGCGCTTCTTCGAGAGCATCAGCCTGAACGTCGATAACCCTCACTTTATGATCCTGCAGGGCACAGTGCACAAGCTGATTGGCATGCGCTCGCAGGACATCCTGTCGCTcatcgaggaggcggtgggcaCGAAGGCGTTtgatcaccgccgccgcaccgccgagACGCTGATCCGCAACAAGGAGCGCAAGATGGAGGAGATCGACACGAACATCGAGGCGCAGATCCGACCGCTGCTAGACACAATGCGGGCGGACCAGGAGGAGTACAACGCGTTCATGCAGAATCGTGAGAAGacggaggaaaagaagcgctTCCGCATCGCGTTGGACTACCACACGCATCACACGGAGCacacggaggcggaggcgagggTGGAGGCGCGCAAGGTGGACGTTCAGAACGCGAAGTCGCAATTGCAGGCACTGCCGCGtcaggaagaggaggcgacgcgTCGACTCGTCCAGCTCCAAGGCTCCCTCCACGCCCCGAGCGAGGCAGCCATCTCGctgcacgaggaggaggatgagctgaagaaggcgcACAGCCGCCTAGAAAACGAGCTGGACAACTGCACCAGGTTGCTGAGGCAACTTGAAACACAGCTCAAGACCCTGCGGagggagcaggagaagcaaagTAACAGCCAGGTGACCttcgcggcgcggcggcagcagcacgagcagaTGCTAGCGCAGATCAAGGAGGGCAAGGAAGCGTGCGCGAAGCTGAAGAGGGGTCTCAAGCTCCTCCAATCCGGCGTGCAGGCCGGCACCTCGGGTGTCTCGCTcgcggaggagcggcagcaggtAGATCTGAAGCTCATCGAGCAGCAATCACGCGTGCACCGCGCCACAGAGCGGTTTGAAGAGctggtgaagcagcagcagcggatcGAGGCGCATcaggcggaggagagcggcCGTGTGCGGCACTTAGAGCACGAGCACGCCAAAGCAGCGGCATCTCTCGAGAAGACAAAAGTGGTGTACGCCCCTCTGGCGTTGAAGCAGGAACGCAAGGAGGCGCTCGAGGCAGAGATCTCGTCACTGAAGCGCGAGTACCAGGCGGAATACGAGAACTTCCAGCGGCAGGTGAGCACTGCGGCCGCGCGCAACTACGACCTCGACTACAACCGCTACGCCTGCCCACCCGACACGGAGGACAACGTGCTTGGACGTGTCGGCCAACTCATCACTCCGATTGAtctgcagcacgcgctggGGCTCATGGTTGGCGCGCAGAACCAGCTGTTacgcgtcgtcgtcacggACGATCGCGTCGCCGAAGCCATCATCCACAGtgggctgcggcagcgcactGCGTTCTTTGCCCTCGACAAGCTGCAACGTCCGCCAACGCACCTCTTCATCGATGATGCgaagctgcaggcggcgcggctCATTGCCGAGCAGCAGGGTGGCTGGGTGCACCGCGCACGGGACCTGGTGACGGTGCAGGAAGCCTCCtcccatcagcagcagctcaacgCCCTCGCGGACTTTGTGTTTGGCACCTTCTTTGTGTGCTCCAGCTTGCGACTCGCGCAGGACCTCGCCTACAACCCGTCCATCAAGGTTAAAGCCGTCACTATCGAAGGTGAGGTGGCCGAGCCAAACGGCTTGATGACGGGCGGGTCGACGCACCACCTGCGCGACGTCTTTGCCGATCTCAAGGCTTATGCAGCTCAGAAAGAGCCGctcaaggcgctgcagcaacgcacgcgcacactaGAAACTGAGTACGCCGCCTTGCGCAACACGCTCCGGCAACACCAGCACGACATTCAGGCATACAAGGCAGCGGAagctgcggcggagctgTCGAAGCAGCGCTACATCGTCGCTGCAAGCAGCGCGCAGATcggcgcggcggagctggcagaggagatggagcGCGAGCATGCCACGATGGCCGAGGCGCAGGAaaaggtggcggtgctgcaggcgagGCAACGCGAGTTagcagcacaggcacagacgACAGACCTGAACGTAGTGCGCACGGAAATAGAGAATCAActcgctgcggcagaggctCACGTGGCGCGGCTGATGGCCGACGAGGaacgcggcgcggcggagtTCGAGCGACTCGAGGCGGACATGGAACAGCAGGCGGCGGACTTGTCTCGCAAAGCGCAAGACATGGAagaggagctggcgcagcagcagagccagaagctgaagctgactgcgcaggtggaggagttgAAGCAACAGCTGGTAGCGGTGCAGGCGCGCTGTAAACACAACgaggagcggcgccagcAACTGGAAAAGGAGATTGACGATACTCAAGAGGAGCTGACGCGGCTCGCAGAACGCAAAGTCACGCTCGACAACCTGGTCAAGAATggcgaggtggagctgcgagAGCAGAGCCGGTGCCTAGAgagcctgcgccgccacatccatgaggcggagcagcgccacagctgGCTCCTCGAGGTGCGAGAGACATTCAATCAACCAGGTGGTCCCTACGACTTcagcgatgcggcgcgcacggcagccaccctgcaggagctgcgcgagatcGAGGCGCGTGCTGCCGCAATGTCGAACAAACTCTCCCAAAAGTCCGCCATCCTGTAcgaggagcggcgccgcgagTACGAGGAGCTCGTCAAGCAGCGCACTGCCCTGGGCGAGGACAAGGAAGCGATCCAGCGCTGCATCACTGAGATTGAGTCGAAGAAGTGGGGCGCGCTGGATCGCATGGTCGGCATCGTCAGCTCCATCTTCGGCAGGCTCTTTGCGGCCTGCCTGCCTggcgcgacggcgcagctgctggaggagcgcgacGCGACAAACCACCTCACCGGCCTTGGCGTCCGTGTCTCCTTCAACGAGAAGCCGAGGGAGTCGCTCTCCGAGCTCAGCGGTGGTCAGCGATCACTGCTCGCACTGTGTCTCATGCTAGCCATCCTGCGCGTCCGCCCCGCACCACTGTACATCCTGGATGAGGTGGACGCTGCCCTCGACCCCAGCCACACCCAGAACATTGGTCGCATGTTGCAGCTCTACTTCCCCCATTCACAGTTTCTTCTGGTGTCGCTGAAGGACGGCATGTTCAACAATGCCAACGTGCTCTACCACATTCGCAACACGCAGGGCTACTCGGAGGTGGCGCGCATCGAGCACAAGCCACCGTCACAGCCGACatccgccagcagcgacacgcgaGCCGCGTCGAGCGGCGCTGACAGGGAAGGTGCCGTGGCGACATCTGCGTAA
- a CDS encoding hypothetical protein (TriTrypDB/GeneDB-style sysID: LpmP.05.0400), which translates to MPAPRSTPDVATRHAAPTLSSVSSAASLPLSFISSDVLHSLNTSVQESLAGYLYADAIELAQRLFDLEASYAHLHLLAHCHTVSGATGTAYRLLQHYYPFLEPHVTRPRTAGASISAAGGGAVAAGGALPFDARRTWATSYGMHQLQHPPPLSMSSTAASAVFLASGNGHSLISDALELGYETVDLQSQWNCQYLFGVCCYRTQRYEDGAKVLSQLLYVSNQLTTTSNELRRRLQQHRSMRSGTSEEDDDTGVAAAVRATERQLQAHAFLTDARTSQVLYWLGLCEKHRQRHPIAAEHLRRAYVAHPTRLDAFQEYVHLAWPSEHVAQSLLTIKEPLIEEEEGTQVDVAESPQRPPQRRDRDIADTAIDLYVDPDDEEQRAPRSAVAMAAAALASAHSTQPERTGPSPVALPAPRLTAPQRRCVQQHLRPFLYAAFLGITYRCPEAVEALHVLLAQEQQQQRAAVTAPASASSMVTSLHGPARAGVMHSSSSSSSSVLWQRQDGGSATTAAVVSATSPWLLRQLALAHFHNGDVQESADAFERLLRAAPWELTSPALIFYSTALWHLKSESALGSLAQRLTDAEPLSATTLCVVANAYSLIKDPRDALVMLKRAVQVAPTLAYAHALHGYELLGQDNKAEAEAAFKAALSVDPSLYIAYAGLGERFMREEQVDKARGYYKEAVKLNPTPAIMNRFALTYHRQGKSLADLKIALRLYTESLERHPSNVTARRQRADVLLRLDQPKQALEELKALLIQCPGEAVVYVTLAECMVCLRRPHEALKHYQTAMHLDPRRESYVQGCIDQLVAANLL; encoded by the coding sequence ATGCCTGCGCCACGCTCCACCCCTGATGTCGCCACACGCCATGCCGCGCCAACGTTgtcctccgtctcctccgccgcttCGCTGCCCCTGTCGTTTATCTCGAGCGATGTCTTGCACAGCCTCAACACCAGCGTGCAGGAGAGTCTCGCCGGGTACCTCTACGCGGACGCTATCGAGCTTGCGCAGCGTCTCTTCGACTTGGAGGCATCCTACGCCCATCTGCACCTGCTCGCCCACTGCCACACCGTGAGCGGTGCGACCGGCACGGCATACCGGCTGCTGCAACACTATTACCCTTTCCTGGAGCCGCACGTGACACGACCACGGACGGCTGGCGCTTCTATAAGCGCTGCGGGTGGAggggcagtggcggctgGTGGGGCCCTTCCTTTCGATGCTCGCCGCACCTGGGCAACCTCGTATGGCATGCACCAGCTGCAacacccgccgccgctgagcATGTCCTCAACGGCAGCATCTGCAGTGTTCTTAGCTTCGGGCAACGGGCACAGCCTCATCTCAGACGCGCTCGAGCTGGGCTACGAGACGGTTGACCTGCAGTCGCAGTGGAACTGCCAGTACCTCTTCGGTGTGTGCTGCTACCGCACGCAGCGCTACGAGGACGGCGCCAAGGTactgtcgcagctgctgtacGTGAGTAACCAACTAACCACAACCTCCAATGAGCTTCGGCggaggctgcagcagcacaggtCCATGCGCAGTGGCACgagcgaggaagacgacgacaccggggtggcagcggcagtacgTGCTACGgagaggcagctgcaggcccaCGCCTTCTTGACCGACGCACGCACCTCGCAGGTGCTCTACTGGCTGGGTCTATGCGAAAAACATCGCCAGAGGCACCCGATCGCCGCCGAGCACCTGCGCCGTGCCTACGTGGCCCACCCGACTCGCCTCGATGCGTTCCAGGAGTACGTGCACTTGGCCTGGCCGTCAGAGCACGTggcgcagtcgctgctcACTATTAAGGAGCCCCTGatcgaggaagaagagggaaccCAGGTCGATGTCGCGGAGTCGCCCCAGCGGCCTCCGCAGCGTCGCGACCGAGACATCGCCGACACTGCCATCGACTTGTACGTCGACCCAGACGACGAGGAACAACGTgcaccacgcagcgcagtggctatggctgcagctgccttgGCCTCGGCGCATTCCACGCAGCCGGAGCGAACAGGTCCGTCGCCGGTGGCGCTTCCAGCCCCTCGCCTGACGGCACCACAGCGACGgtgtgtgcagcagcacctgcggcCGTTCCTGTACGCCGCCTTCCTCGGTATTACCTACCGCTGCCCCGAGGCAGTGGAGGCCCTTCATGTGCTGCTTGcccaagagcagcagcaacagcgagcgGCCGTGacagcgccagcgtcggCGTCGTCCATGGTGACCAGCCTACACGGTCCAGCGCGTGCTGGTGTGATGcactcgtcctcctcctcctcttctagCGTTCTGTGGCAGCGCCAAGACGGCGggagcgccaccacagctgcagtTGTATCTGCCACCTCGCCTTGgctgctccgccagctcGCCCTCGCTCACTTCCACAACGGCGATGTTCAGGAGAGCGCGGATGCCTTCGAGAGGCTTCTGCGTGCCGCGCCGTGGGAGCTGACAAGCCCTGCACTTATTTTCTACAGTACAGCGTTGTGGCACCTGAAAAGCGAGAGCGCGCTCGGCAGCCTCGCGCAACGGCTCACCGACGCCGAGCCGCTCAGTGCCACCACCCTGTGCGTCGTCGCCAACGCTTACAGCCTCATCAAGGACCCTCGCGACGCGCTTGTAATGTTGAAGCGGGCTGTGCAGGTGGCGCCAACGCTGGCGTACGCGCATGCTCTGCATGGGTACGAGTTGCTCGGTCAAGACAACAAGGCAGAGGCTGAGGCAGCGTTTAAGGCGGCACTCTCCGTCGATCCGTCGCTCTACATCGCCTACGCCGGTCTCGGTGAGCGCTTCATGAGGGAGGAACAAGTCGACAAGGCGCGAGGGTATTACAAGGAGGCAGTGAAGCTGAACCCCACCCCGGCTATCATGAATCGCTTCGCTCTGACGTACCACCGTCAGGGCAAGTCGCTTGCCGACCTCAAGATAGCTCTGCGGCTTTACACAGAGTCACTGGAACGGCACCCAAGCAACGtcacggcgcggcggcagcgcgccgacgTCCTGCTGCGGCTCGACCAGCCGAAGCAAGCACTGGAGGAGctcaaggcgctgctgatccAGTGCCCTGGTGAGGCTGTCGTGTACGTGACCTTGGCGGAGTGCATGGTGTGCCTGCGGCGTCCACACGAGGCCCTGAAACACTACCAGACTGCTATGCACCTTGATCCTCGACGGGAAAGCTACGTACAGGGCTGCATCGACCAACTCGTCGCAGCAAATCTGTTGTAG